One part of the Paraglaciecola sp. L3A3 genome encodes these proteins:
- a CDS encoding TonB-dependent receptor plug domain-containing protein: MKTQYSASKISLAVAFGLVTGSIQAQQQDNAIDEVVTTGNRLQGTAAAVIEERKNQAFVADILGAEQISRTGDSDAASALRRVTGLTLVDGKYIYVRGLGERYSSARLNGASIPSPDLTRNVIPLDIFPTNVIESLSVQKAFSPNMPAAFGGGSVDIRTKSLPSEFVAEFQLGIEGNSNNSSGFTYDKNDSGLPDALESGIVHYRGDFSVRNIIERHGLTSNDDATAFQQAFATNQELLKSLPRNMSLKEESLSPNYSFQGGIGNSFEDEWLGGTFGFLASVAYDNKWNYTDQTNAVVSANKNDDCATSLDTSEDVSNPCYDSITDSKVTTENERLNGLFTLGYRLDTHEVSYSKIYIQDNEDESEIAVNQNPTQSNTIAVDNQAARSHQLSVEERELEIDQFKGQHTFLDWWGVGADWQYTESEVHTDIPLDVTYNFADKYADNVYQSSGINGGNGIVNYQFIEMRDFMKSWGGNFNLPISTGKFDIELKTGWDYSDRARYYTTSSFFVNNSGAGVNVDQGSENIVGLSAFLTDDFIDNNEVWVSFNEPEAPEADDYMAAQKVQASYGSFDVIYDNTWRVSGGLRYESFQQVTLESSSLIFSREDIETFYSQERIQDRTINEDDIYPALSLTYLGGDGYQLRFGYGETVVRPDLREVVPVGYFDPLTDIRTTGSLSLVSSQLKNYDARYELYAGNGDNLAISLFYKDITNPIESVLAVGDSSYTASFTNGESAELFGIETEWLYSLDWLSNGFFTSGNLTLSDSEVTVDAADAGNLTNTVKRMNGHSKYVVNLQLNYDSANGEHSGSLVYNVFGERILASGIGGRGDAYEQPFHSLDAIYTWYPDFNTKVKFKMKNLLGKDQEVLQSGVAVRTREIGTTFGVSYSYEF; this comes from the coding sequence ATGAAGACTCAATACAGCGCGAGTAAAATCTCGTTAGCAGTTGCATTCGGTCTTGTCACGGGCTCTATACAAGCCCAACAACAAGATAATGCGATTGACGAAGTGGTCACCACGGGTAATCGCCTCCAGGGTACTGCAGCAGCAGTAATCGAAGAACGTAAAAACCAAGCTTTCGTAGCAGATATTCTGGGTGCAGAACAGATTTCTCGAACCGGTGATAGCGATGCTGCATCAGCATTGCGCCGGGTAACAGGTTTGACCTTGGTTGACGGCAAATATATATATGTACGTGGTTTAGGTGAACGTTATTCTAGTGCTCGTTTAAATGGCGCTAGTATTCCTAGCCCAGACCTAACACGTAACGTTATTCCGTTGGATATTTTTCCAACCAATGTAATTGAAAGTTTATCGGTACAGAAAGCTTTTTCGCCTAATATGCCTGCTGCTTTTGGTGGCGGTAGTGTTGATATTCGTACTAAATCTCTGCCTTCAGAGTTTGTGGCAGAGTTTCAGTTAGGTATTGAAGGAAACTCAAATAACTCAAGCGGGTTTACTTATGATAAAAACGATAGCGGCCTGCCTGATGCATTAGAAAGCGGTATTGTTCATTACCGCGGTGATTTTTCTGTTCGTAATATTATTGAAAGACATGGTTTAACTTCTAATGATGATGCAACTGCTTTTCAGCAAGCTTTTGCCACTAATCAGGAGTTATTAAAAAGTCTGCCACGTAATATGAGTTTAAAAGAGGAATCATTATCACCTAATTATTCATTTCAAGGTGGTATTGGTAATTCTTTTGAAGATGAGTGGTTAGGTGGGACTTTCGGCTTTTTAGCCTCTGTCGCATACGATAATAAGTGGAATTACACAGACCAAACTAATGCTGTTGTCAGTGCCAATAAAAACGATGATTGTGCCACTTCATTAGATACATCCGAAGATGTCAGCAATCCTTGTTATGACAGTATTACCGATTCTAAGGTAACCACAGAAAACGAAAGATTAAATGGTCTTTTCACTTTGGGTTATCGATTGGATACCCATGAAGTCAGTTACAGTAAAATCTACATTCAAGACAATGAAGATGAATCTGAAATTGCTGTAAATCAAAACCCGACTCAAAGCAACACTATTGCTGTTGATAACCAAGCGGCTCGCAGTCATCAACTTTCTGTTGAAGAAAGAGAGTTAGAAATTGACCAGTTTAAAGGTCAACATACTTTCTTAGACTGGTGGGGTGTCGGTGCTGATTGGCAATATACTGAGTCAGAAGTACATACCGATATACCTTTAGATGTGACGTATAATTTCGCTGATAAATATGCGGATAATGTCTATCAAAGTAGTGGTATCAATGGTGGTAATGGTATTGTTAATTATCAGTTTATAGAGATGCGTGACTTTATGAAGTCATGGGGCGGAAACTTTAATCTACCCATCTCGACTGGTAAATTTGATATAGAGCTGAAAACGGGGTGGGATTATTCGGATAGAGCCCGTTATTACACCACATCTAGCTTCTTTGTGAATAACAGTGGTGCCGGTGTCAATGTCGATCAGGGCAGTGAAAACATAGTCGGTCTAAGTGCATTTTTAACCGATGACTTTATTGATAATAATGAAGTGTGGGTGTCATTTAACGAGCCTGAAGCGCCCGAAGCCGATGATTATATGGCGGCACAAAAAGTACAAGCTAGTTACGGCTCCTTCGATGTCATTTATGATAATACTTGGCGTGTTAGTGGTGGTTTACGTTATGAGTCTTTCCAACAAGTGACACTAGAATCGTCTAGTTTGATTTTCAGTCGTGAAGATATTGAAACTTTTTATAGTCAAGAGCGTATCCAAGACCGTACTATTAATGAAGATGATATTTATCCTGCCTTAAGTTTAACTTATTTAGGTGGTGATGGTTATCAGTTGCGCTTTGGTTATGGTGAAACTGTTGTTCGCCCTGATTTGCGTGAAGTGGTACCTGTTGGCTATTTTGATCCATTAACTGATATCCGTACGACTGGTAGTTTGTCATTAGTATCTAGTCAATTAAAAAACTATGATGCCCGTTACGAATTGTACGCTGGCAATGGTGATAACTTAGCTATATCTTTGTTCTATAAAGATATTACTAACCCTATTGAATCAGTGCTAGCGGTAGGTGACTCTAGTTATACTGCATCATTTACTAATGGTGAGTCTGCCGAGTTATTTGGTATTGAGACTGAGTGGTTGTATAGCTTAGATTGGCTTTCTAATGGCTTCTTTACTTCAGGTAACTTAACCTTAAGTGACTCAGAAGTGACAGTAGATGCGGCTGATGCGGGTAACTTAACTAACACGGTTAAGCGTATGAATGGTCATTCAAAATATGTTGTTAACCTACAATTAAACTATGATTCAGCGAATGGTGAACATAGTGGTTCGTTAGTTTATAACGTGTTTGGTGAGCGTATTCTTGCTTCAGGTATTGGTGGACGTGGTGACGCTTATGAACAGCCATTCCATTCTTTAGATGCTATCTATACTTGGTATCCAGACTTCAATACCAAAGTTAAATTTAAAATGAAAAACTTATTAGGCAAAGACCAAGAAGTACTTCAATCAGGTGTGGCAGTGAGAACACGTGAAATAGGTACTACTTTTGGTGTGAGTTATAGTTACGAGTTTTAA
- a CDS encoding DUF3450 domain-containing protein, which translates to MKRLTKLSAALITVFAATSSLAQEDKFLEPAVKKATEINTSAAKSQQNINKITDQIGTKLQQFKAVNKETTGLNVYNGQLTKQIENQLQEMADLNAAIDDVSVIERQITPLMLRMITGLEQFVKLDVPFLPVERNKRVEELKSMMDRADIAPSEKFRRVMEAYQVEMDYGRTLEAYSGLHTIDGQERDVDFLRVGRTALIYQTRDASLQGTWNKNTGKWEALSSSYRTQVTKGLRMAKKQLAPDLLMLPVAMTD; encoded by the coding sequence ATGAAACGACTGACCAAGTTATCTGCTGCATTAATTACGGTTTTTGCTGCAACAAGTAGTCTGGCACAGGAAGATAAATTTCTTGAGCCAGCAGTAAAAAAAGCAACTGAAATAAATACATCAGCTGCAAAATCTCAACAGAATATCAATAAAATCACTGACCAAATCGGTACTAAATTACAGCAGTTTAAAGCGGTCAATAAAGAAACGACTGGTTTGAACGTGTACAACGGTCAATTGACAAAACAGATTGAAAATCAACTACAAGAAATGGCTGACTTAAATGCTGCAATCGATGATGTAAGTGTTATCGAACGTCAAATTACGCCTCTTATGTTACGTATGATCACCGGCCTTGAGCAGTTCGTTAAATTGGATGTACCTTTTTTACCGGTTGAAAGAAACAAACGAGTTGAAGAACTTAAAAGCATGATGGACAGAGCTGATATTGCTCCTTCTGAAAAATTCCGTCGGGTGATGGAAGCCTACCAAGTTGAAATGGACTATGGACGCACATTAGAAGCTTACAGCGGATTACATACCATTGACGGGCAAGAGCGCGACGTCGACTTTTTACGAGTGGGTCGTACAGCTCTTATTTATCAAACACGTGATGCCAGTCTACAAGGTACATGGAATAAAAATACCGGTAAATGGGAAGCACTTTCTTCTAGTTACCGTACACAAGTGACAAAAGGGTTGCGTATGGCCAAGAAACAACTTGCCCCTGACCTATTAATGTTACCTGTAGCGATGACTGACTAA
- a CDS encoding MotA/TolQ/ExbB proton channel family protein, translating to MKLFIKNIALVSVLSLMTTMAVAQDDKALDLDSLLKQLEQGQFAQNKQNASREKEFAEKRSEQDSMLRDAKQTRNAALNLSEKLETQFEENEFKLADLNEAMNKRLGSLKELFGVLQQVSGDTKSKFQNSIISAQIPGRAEFLDDLAQSMGSTSKLASIEEIERVWFEMQREMTESGKVTKFTTDVIEAGGNKVSKEVLRVGPFALTANGKYLDYNGTTGSVAELIRQPAGRYGDSAAALQASNGDLVEFGLDPTGGSILKLLVQAPSLKERVEQGGTVGYIILAVGAVGLLIALWRFIVLGIEGAKVNRQLKSTTFKSSNALGRVMKARDDYPQADTEALELHLTEAILGEVPKLGRFLQIIKVMSVVAPLMGLLGTVSGMINTFQAITLFGTGDPKLMAGGISTALVTTVLGLVVAIPMTLLYAMLNTRSKNIVYILQEQAAGVIAERAEAQNSSKA from the coding sequence ATGAAATTATTTATTAAAAATATCGCGTTAGTCAGTGTTCTTAGTTTGATGACTACCATGGCTGTAGCACAAGATGATAAAGCGCTGGATCTAGATAGTTTATTAAAACAACTAGAGCAAGGTCAGTTTGCCCAAAACAAACAAAACGCGAGTCGTGAAAAAGAGTTTGCAGAAAAACGTTCTGAGCAAGATTCAATGCTTAGAGATGCTAAACAAACCCGAAATGCGGCATTAAATTTATCTGAAAAATTAGAAACACAATTTGAAGAAAACGAATTTAAATTAGCTGATTTAAATGAAGCTATGAACAAACGTTTAGGTTCATTAAAAGAATTGTTTGGTGTGTTACAACAGGTGTCTGGGGATACCAAAAGTAAATTTCAAAACTCAATTATTTCTGCACAAATACCGGGTCGCGCCGAGTTTTTAGATGATTTAGCCCAGTCTATGGGCTCAACGTCTAAACTCGCGTCGATTGAAGAAATTGAACGTGTATGGTTTGAAATGCAACGTGAAATGACTGAATCAGGCAAAGTCACTAAATTTACTACCGATGTAATTGAAGCGGGTGGTAATAAGGTCAGCAAAGAAGTATTACGTGTAGGACCTTTTGCCTTAACCGCTAATGGTAAATACCTTGATTACAACGGTACTACAGGTTCGGTGGCTGAATTAATTCGTCAACCTGCTGGTCGTTATGGCGACAGTGCCGCTGCACTACAAGCATCAAATGGTGACTTAGTCGAGTTTGGTTTAGACCCAACTGGCGGTTCAATTCTTAAATTATTAGTACAAGCACCTAGCTTAAAAGAACGAGTAGAGCAGGGCGGCACAGTGGGTTACATCATCTTGGCTGTGGGTGCAGTTGGTTTGTTGATTGCTCTTTGGAGATTCATTGTATTAGGTATCGAAGGCGCGAAAGTTAATCGTCAATTAAAATCGACCACCTTTAAATCAAGTAATGCTTTAGGCCGAGTAATGAAAGCCCGTGATGATTACCCTCAAGCAGACACGGAAGCCTTAGAGTTACATTTAACCGAAGCTATTTTGGGCGAAGTGCCAAAACTGGGACGTTTCTTACAAATTATTAAAGTGATGTCGGTTGTGGCTCCGTTAATGGGATTACTAGGTACGGTTTCGGGCATGATTAATACTTTCCAAGCGATTACATTGTTTGGTACAGGTGACCCTAAATTGATGGCGGGGGGGATTTCAACTGCACTAGTTACTACGGTTCTTGGTTTAGTTGTGGCTATACCTATGACCTTACTTTACGCCATGTTGAACACTCGCAGTAAAAACATAGTGTATATCTTGCAAGAACAAGCGGCTGGTGTGATTGCAGAGCGTGCTGAAGCACAAAATTCAAGCAAAGCGTAA
- a CDS encoding MotA/TolQ/ExbB proton channel family protein, whose amino-acid sequence MIEFLETIRDFTETGGQVLLVIGALIFVMWLMILERAMYVFVTHKQYKAAIIAKWQARDERASWNAEQVRQAMISRVSLKLGAGIPIIQSLVALCPLLGLMGTVTGMIEVFDVMAISGSGNARSMASGVSKATIPTMAGMVGALSGVFASSWLSRTTKSERAKLEDALMMERHR is encoded by the coding sequence ATGATTGAATTTCTAGAGACCATTCGAGATTTTACCGAAACCGGCGGGCAAGTCCTGCTGGTTATCGGCGCGCTAATTTTTGTTATGTGGTTAATGATTTTAGAAAGAGCAATGTATGTGTTTGTGACTCACAAGCAATACAAAGCGGCGATTATAGCTAAATGGCAAGCCAGAGATGAACGTGCTTCTTGGAATGCTGAACAAGTCCGCCAGGCCATGATATCTAGAGTATCCCTTAAACTTGGCGCCGGCATTCCGATTATTCAATCACTGGTTGCGCTATGTCCCTTATTAGGGCTGATGGGCACAGTCACCGGCATGATCGAGGTGTTCGACGTAATGGCTATTTCTGGTTCTGGTAACGCTCGGTCTATGGCATCTGGGGTATCAAAAGCGACTATCCCTACTATGGCTGGAATGGTAGGGGCCCTATCTGGTGTTTTTGCATCAAGTTGGTTGTCTCGCACCACTAAATCAGAGCGCGCTAAATTAGAAGACGCACTGATGATGGAACGCCACCGTTAA
- a CDS encoding biopolymer transporter ExbD — translation MKQHFQNMMDDEEAAIDMTPMLDVVFIMLIFFIVTASFVKEAGIDVNRPEAATAVKKDRANILVAISDKGDIWINKRKVDVRAVQANIERLYAENPQGTVVIQADKKATTDVLIKVMDASRAAGILDVSIAAQEP, via the coding sequence ATGAAACAACATTTTCAAAATATGATGGATGACGAAGAAGCGGCAATCGATATGACACCTATGTTAGATGTAGTGTTTATCATGTTGATCTTCTTTATTGTCACTGCGTCATTCGTAAAAGAAGCTGGGATTGATGTAAACCGTCCTGAAGCAGCAACCGCAGTGAAAAAAGATCGCGCTAATATTTTAGTGGCCATCAGTGATAAAGGTGATATCTGGATTAATAAACGTAAGGTTGATGTACGTGCAGTACAAGCAAACATCGAGCGTTTATATGCAGAAAACCCGCAAGGTACAGTAGTGATCCAAGCTGATAAAAAGGCCACTACAGATGTGTTAATTAAAGTGATGGATGCATCACGAGCTGCGGGCATTTTAGATGTCTCGATAGCTGCTCAAGAGCCGTAG
- a CDS encoding energy transducer TonB, translated as MPRLFIAILLAGVVTLGLFFLMQSLIQSGGSALTDAPKGSVLDFVRVKKEEAVQKKDRKPKKPPQPKQPPPDMAPPQMDAPSPDSATAGMDFGADVAADVSLSGGLALDSGDGEYLPIVRVAAVYPRRALQRGIEGYVDVTFTVSKLGSVINPKVLQASPEGIFEQAALDATLKYKYKPRVVNGEAMEVSGVEVRVTFEIGG; from the coding sequence ATACCAAGACTATTTATTGCGATCCTATTGGCTGGTGTTGTCACCTTAGGATTGTTCTTCTTGATGCAATCACTGATTCAAAGTGGTGGTAGTGCACTAACAGACGCGCCTAAGGGGAGTGTGCTGGACTTTGTGCGAGTAAAAAAAGAAGAAGCGGTACAGAAAAAAGACCGTAAACCTAAAAAACCACCACAACCAAAACAGCCTCCACCGGATATGGCTCCCCCACAAATGGATGCGCCTAGTCCAGATAGTGCCACCGCAGGTATGGATTTTGGTGCCGATGTTGCGGCAGATGTGTCTCTATCTGGTGGTTTAGCCCTTGATTCTGGTGATGGTGAGTACTTACCTATTGTGCGCGTTGCAGCTGTTTATCCTAGACGTGCATTGCAACGAGGAATTGAAGGCTATGTAGATGTGACTTTTACCGTATCTAAGTTGGGTTCAGTTATTAATCCTAAGGTACTACAAGCATCACCAGAAGGTATTTTTGAGCAAGCGGCTCTAGATGCCACCCTTAAATATAAATATAAACCGCGCGTTGTGAATGGCGAGGCCATGGAAGTATCCGGTGTTGAAGTGCGCGTAACATTTGAAATTGGAGGCTAA